One Leifsonia shinshuensis DNA window includes the following coding sequences:
- a CDS encoding TIGR03364 family FAD-dependent oxidoreductase, translating into MTQPFLAESDVLVVGAGIVGLAHAAAALRRGHTVTVIDRDSRAVGASIRNFGHACVTAQSGDLLDLAHVARGRWLDLAAAAGFFAVEHGAVAVARTATELAVLDELAASREPGEVRLLDAGAARDALSAPGGARIAGGALLRDDLRVDPRQAVGSIAGWLSEQGVRFLWNTSYLEAADGIVRTSRGPIRAERTYVCVGHDLDYVHPAEAAAHGIRRCGLQMARVAAPEGVAIGPAVLTGTSMLRYPAFAETTAAATLRDEFLAADPAVVDIDANVMFTQRPDGTIIIGDSHRYEATMDPFQDEATSDVLLRRVADVLGAGPLTVVERWQGVYAHSLTGPYLVTEVADGVTAVSVTSGVGMTIALGLAERVLGMPAFSTTAPSPTLHSLTKAN; encoded by the coding sequence ATGACGCAACCGTTCCTCGCCGAGAGCGACGTGCTGGTGGTCGGCGCCGGCATCGTCGGCCTCGCCCACGCCGCCGCCGCGCTCCGCCGCGGGCACACCGTCACGGTCATCGACCGCGACAGCCGTGCCGTCGGCGCCTCCATCCGCAACTTCGGGCACGCCTGCGTGACCGCCCAGTCCGGCGACCTCCTCGACCTCGCCCACGTCGCGCGCGGCCGCTGGCTGGACCTCGCCGCGGCGGCCGGCTTCTTCGCCGTCGAGCACGGCGCGGTCGCGGTCGCCCGCACCGCGACCGAGCTGGCCGTCCTGGACGAGCTGGCCGCGAGCCGCGAGCCCGGCGAGGTGCGGCTGCTCGACGCCGGCGCCGCGCGCGACGCCCTCTCCGCCCCCGGCGGCGCCCGGATCGCCGGCGGCGCGCTGCTGCGCGACGACCTCCGCGTCGACCCGCGGCAAGCGGTCGGCTCGATCGCCGGCTGGCTCTCCGAGCAGGGCGTGCGCTTCCTCTGGAACACGTCGTATCTGGAGGCCGCCGACGGGATCGTGCGCACCTCCCGCGGCCCGATCCGCGCCGAGCGCACCTACGTGTGCGTCGGCCACGACCTCGACTACGTGCACCCGGCCGAGGCGGCCGCGCACGGCATCCGCCGCTGCGGCCTGCAGATGGCCCGCGTCGCCGCCCCGGAGGGCGTGGCCATCGGTCCAGCCGTCCTCACCGGCACCTCCATGCTCCGCTACCCCGCGTTCGCGGAGACGACCGCCGCCGCGACACTGCGCGACGAGTTCCTGGCAGCCGACCCGGCCGTGGTCGACATCGACGCCAACGTGATGTTCACGCAGCGCCCGGACGGCACCATCATCATCGGCGACAGCCACCGCTACGAGGCGACGATGGACCCGTTCCAGGACGAGGCGACCTCCGATGTCCTCCTGCGCCGGGTCGCCGACGTGCTCGGCGCCGGCCCGCTGACGGTCGTCGAACGCTGGCAGGGCGTGTACGCCCACAGCCTCACCGGCCCCTACCTCGTCACCGAGGTCGCCGACGGCGTCACCGCCGTCTCCGTGACCTCGGGTGTCGGCATGACCATCGCGCTCGGCCTGGCCGAGCGCGTGCTCGGCATGCCCGCCTTCTCAACCACCGCACCCTCCCCCACCCTGCACTCCCTCACGAAAGCGAACTGA
- a CDS encoding GntR family transcriptional regulator, whose protein sequence is MTQPMHQRLSDEFRRRVFTGEWPEGSKVPSESELCAEFEVSRGPVRQALAQLRQEGILAGGQGRQPIVRRSTPSQPVEVFLSFTEWVEQRGKAPGQKTFEIARRPAGTLVAAQLGIDPEEHVVALLRLRLIDGVPTMIERTHFVVDVGAKLFDFDTDSGSTFRYLRDQGVDLYSARHTIDAVAADATDVDLLKVDPGTPLLRERRVTSTATGRAIEYAEDRYLPDQTNFVVENIISQRPSIARIRPTTGVHNSTEESIA, encoded by the coding sequence GTGACCCAACCGATGCACCAGCGCCTGAGCGACGAGTTCCGCCGCCGCGTCTTCACCGGAGAGTGGCCCGAGGGATCCAAGGTCCCGAGCGAGTCGGAGCTCTGCGCGGAGTTCGAGGTGTCGCGCGGTCCCGTGCGCCAGGCGCTCGCCCAGCTCCGCCAGGAGGGCATCCTCGCCGGCGGCCAGGGCCGCCAGCCGATCGTGCGCCGCTCCACGCCGTCGCAGCCGGTGGAGGTGTTCCTGTCGTTCACCGAGTGGGTCGAGCAGCGCGGCAAGGCGCCGGGCCAGAAGACGTTCGAGATCGCGCGCCGACCCGCCGGGACGCTCGTGGCCGCCCAGCTCGGCATCGACCCGGAGGAGCACGTCGTGGCGCTGCTGCGCCTGCGGCTCATCGACGGCGTCCCGACCATGATCGAGCGCACCCACTTCGTGGTCGACGTCGGAGCGAAGCTGTTCGACTTCGACACCGACTCCGGCTCGACGTTCCGCTATCTGCGCGACCAGGGCGTCGACCTCTACAGCGCCCGGCACACCATCGACGCCGTCGCGGCCGACGCCACCGACGTGGACCTCCTGAAGGTCGACCCCGGCACCCCGCTGCTGCGCGAGCGGCGCGTGACCTCCACCGCGACCGGCCGCGCCATCGAGTACGCCGAAGACCGCTACCTGCCCGACCAGACCAACTTCGTCGTGGAGAACATCATCTCCCAGCGCCCGTCCATCGCGCGCATCCGCCCGACCACAGGCGTCCACAACAGCACCGAGGAGTCCATCGCATGA
- a CDS encoding phosphonatase-like hydrolase: MIQLAAFDIAGTTVDDHGAVYVALRRAVEETGATVAADDLQRWMGTDKVEAITALLRLGGVEPEPGLVAERFDRFRALLADAYRAEPPVALPGIPEAIDRLRAAGVKVALTTGFSDDVVEPLLAALGWTVGPEGQLDAVVTTSDVPAGRPAPYMIHLAMQRTGVADVRRVLAAGDTVVDLEAARNAGAIAVGVLTGQTPRDALEAGDHDAVLASVAEVPEFVGIGSAAEAVRA, translated from the coding sequence ATGATCCAGCTCGCCGCGTTCGATATCGCCGGCACCACCGTCGACGACCATGGCGCGGTCTACGTGGCCCTGCGGCGCGCGGTCGAGGAGACCGGCGCGACCGTCGCCGCCGACGACCTCCAGCGCTGGATGGGCACCGACAAAGTCGAGGCGATCACCGCTCTGCTGCGTCTCGGCGGCGTCGAGCCGGAGCCGGGCCTGGTCGCCGAGCGCTTCGACCGGTTCCGGGCGCTGCTCGCCGACGCCTATCGCGCCGAGCCGCCGGTCGCCCTCCCCGGCATCCCGGAGGCGATCGACCGCCTGCGTGCCGCGGGCGTGAAGGTCGCGCTGACCACCGGCTTCTCGGACGACGTGGTGGAGCCGCTGCTGGCCGCGCTCGGCTGGACGGTCGGGCCGGAGGGGCAGCTGGACGCGGTGGTCACCACCTCGGACGTGCCCGCCGGCCGCCCGGCGCCGTACATGATCCACCTCGCGATGCAGCGCACCGGCGTGGCCGACGTGCGGCGGGTGCTCGCGGCGGGCGACACCGTGGTCGACCTGGAGGCCGCGCGCAACGCGGGCGCCATCGCGGTCGGCGTGCTCACCGGGCAGACGCCGCGGGATGCCCTGGAGGCGGGCGATCACGACGCTGTGCTGGCGTCCGTCGCCGAGGTGCCGGAGTTCGTGGGGATCGGGAGCGCGGCGGAGGCCGTGCGCGCTTGA
- a CDS encoding MFS transporter: MTQTSPSPSVAPAAPDGGVPHSRRWWTLVTVAMAQLMVVLDSTVVNIALPAAQQDLGFSNADRQWIVTAYSLAFGSLLLLGGRISDLIGRKRAFIIGLIGFAGASALGGAAGTFGMLVGARALQGAFGALLAPTALAVLTTTFTVPKERARAFGIFGAIAGAGGAVGLLLGGVLTEQFDWRWNLYINVFIAIAAIILATFFVTAGHRFGPRPKLDIPGTILASGALFSLVYGFSNAESDGWDSPLTWGFLVAAGVLLIAFVLWQRKAAHPLLPLHIVLDRNRGASYSSILIAGSGMFGIFLFVTYYLETTLKFTPIQTGLAFLPMIVMLVIAAQFSTNLFVPRFGPKVMVPIGMVIAGSGMLLLTRLGVSANYGTEILPALMVMGVGMGSIMPAAIQTATLGVDRHFAGVASALVNTSQQVGGSIGTALLNTLAATALTDYLAAHLPPTPQVVQEAAVHSYSTAYWWSAGFFAFGAVLSALLYRRRRPAAAVDAEAPAADAEPVVAH, from the coding sequence ATGACCCAGACTTCTCCCTCTCCTTCGGTCGCGCCCGCGGCTCCGGACGGCGGCGTTCCGCACTCGCGGCGCTGGTGGACGCTCGTCACCGTGGCGATGGCCCAGCTGATGGTCGTGCTCGACTCGACCGTCGTCAACATCGCCCTCCCCGCCGCGCAGCAGGACCTCGGCTTCTCCAACGCCGACCGGCAGTGGATCGTCACCGCCTACTCGCTCGCATTCGGCAGCCTCCTGCTGCTCGGCGGCCGCATCTCCGACCTGATCGGCCGAAAGCGTGCCTTCATCATCGGCCTGATCGGCTTCGCCGGAGCCTCCGCACTCGGCGGCGCGGCCGGCACCTTCGGGATGCTGGTCGGCGCCCGCGCGCTTCAGGGCGCGTTCGGCGCTCTGCTCGCACCGACCGCCCTCGCCGTGCTCACCACGACCTTCACCGTGCCGAAGGAGCGCGCCCGCGCATTCGGCATCTTCGGCGCGATCGCTGGAGCAGGCGGCGCAGTCGGGCTGCTGCTCGGCGGCGTCCTCACCGAGCAGTTCGACTGGCGCTGGAACCTCTACATCAACGTCTTCATCGCCATCGCCGCGATCATCCTGGCCACGTTCTTCGTCACGGCCGGCCACCGCTTCGGCCCGCGCCCGAAGCTCGACATCCCCGGCACGATCCTGGCCTCCGGAGCACTGTTCTCACTCGTGTACGGCTTCTCGAACGCCGAGAGCGACGGCTGGGACTCGCCGTTGACCTGGGGCTTCCTCGTGGCGGCCGGCGTGCTGCTGATCGCGTTCGTGCTCTGGCAGCGCAAGGCCGCCCACCCGCTGCTGCCGCTGCACATCGTGCTCGACCGCAACCGCGGCGCCTCCTACAGCTCCATCCTCATCGCGGGCTCCGGGATGTTCGGCATCTTCCTGTTCGTCACCTACTACCTCGAGACGACGCTGAAGTTCACGCCGATCCAGACCGGCCTGGCGTTCCTGCCGATGATCGTCATGCTGGTCATCGCCGCGCAGTTCTCCACCAACCTGTTCGTGCCGCGGTTCGGGCCGAAGGTCATGGTGCCGATCGGCATGGTGATCGCCGGCTCCGGGATGCTGCTGCTCACCCGCCTCGGCGTGAGCGCGAACTACGGCACCGAGATCCTGCCCGCACTCATGGTCATGGGCGTCGGCATGGGCTCGATCATGCCCGCGGCCATCCAGACGGCGACCCTCGGCGTCGACCGCCACTTCGCGGGCGTCGCTTCGGCGCTGGTGAACACGAGCCAGCAGGTCGGCGGCTCGATCGGCACCGCGCTGCTGAACACGCTCGCAGCGACCGCGCTGACCGACTACCTGGCTGCGCACCTGCCGCCGACCCCGCAGGTCGTCCAGGAGGCCGCGGTGCACAGTTACTCGACGGCGTATTGGTGGAGTGCAGGGTTCTTCGCCTTCGGCGCCGTTCTGTCGGCGCTGCTGTACCGGCGGCGCCGTCCGGCCGCCGCGGTGGACGCCGAGGCCCCGGCCGCCGACGCGGAGCCGGTGGTCGCGCACTAG
- a CDS encoding TetR/AcrR family transcriptional regulator, with protein MTQLDATGSAPKLGRKRDHTRDADILDAALEVLAETGYDRMTMDMVAARAKAGKATVYRRWASKGELVVEAIACMKKNDIDFEHLPDTGTLRGDLVAMMKPHTIEDGERKLQIMAGLTSMLARDPDLVDAVTAAIVEPRASLNRLFMSRAIERGEIPADTDVETLAMIVPSMTAYRVLILQQPVDRAYLLSLIDGVLLPAVGIRPGAAAGA; from the coding sequence ATGACGCAGCTCGACGCCACCGGTTCCGCGCCGAAACTCGGCCGGAAACGCGATCACACCCGCGACGCCGACATCCTCGACGCCGCGCTGGAGGTCCTGGCCGAGACCGGCTACGACCGCATGACGATGGACATGGTCGCCGCGCGCGCCAAGGCGGGCAAGGCGACGGTCTACCGCCGCTGGGCCTCCAAGGGCGAGCTCGTCGTCGAGGCCATCGCGTGCATGAAGAAGAACGACATCGACTTCGAACACCTGCCCGACACGGGCACGCTGCGCGGCGACCTGGTCGCGATGATGAAGCCGCACACGATCGAGGACGGCGAGCGCAAGCTCCAGATCATGGCCGGCCTCACGTCGATGCTCGCGCGCGACCCCGACCTGGTGGACGCCGTGACGGCGGCGATCGTCGAGCCGCGCGCCTCTCTCAACCGACTGTTCATGAGCCGGGCGATCGAGCGCGGCGAGATCCCGGCGGACACCGACGTCGAGACGCTCGCGATGATCGTGCCGTCGATGACGGCCTACCGGGTGCTGATCCTGCAGCAGCCCGTCGACCGGGCGTACCTGCTGTCGCTGATCGACGGGGTGCTGCTGCCCGCGGTCGGGATCCGGCCGGGGGCAGCAGCGGGGGCGTGA
- a CDS encoding DUF805 domain-containing protein encodes MTAPQSAASAPLDQPLYGASFGDAIRRFFKKYADFTGRASRSEFWWWYLFAVLIAIVYSILLTTLGTIGNGGRGYGPIGWILIVVYIVWVVAIVVPSLALVWRRLHDANYPGPFFFLGLIPLVGWIILLVFYLMPSKPEGARFDRR; translated from the coding sequence ATGACCGCACCGCAGAGTGCCGCCTCCGCACCCCTCGACCAGCCGCTGTACGGCGCCTCCTTCGGAGACGCCATCCGCCGGTTCTTCAAGAAGTACGCCGACTTCACCGGCCGGGCGAGCCGCAGCGAGTTCTGGTGGTGGTATCTGTTCGCCGTGCTCATCGCCATCGTCTACTCGATCCTGCTGACGACGCTCGGCACCATCGGCAACGGCGGGCGCGGGTACGGCCCGATCGGCTGGATCCTGATCGTCGTCTACATCGTGTGGGTGGTCGCCATCGTCGTGCCCAGCCTCGCGTTGGTCTGGCGGCGGCTGCACGACGCGAACTATCCCGGACCGTTCTTCTTCCTGGGCTTGATCCCGCTCGTCGGCTGGATCATCCTGCTGGTCTTCTACCTGATGCCGTCCAAGCCGGAGGGCGCGCGGTTCGACCGGCGCTGA
- a CDS encoding MGH1-like glycoside hydrolase domain-containing protein produces MTQVNPAETGAEPTAAERERIQQADEGTGWRDWGPYVAERAWGTVREDYSADGEAWDFFPHDHARSRAYRWNEDGMAAFSDLKQNWCLGLSLWNGQDAILKERMFGLSGPQGNHGEDVKEYWWYLDGTPTHSWNTWRYHYPQAAYPYEDLIETNARRGKLEPEYELADTGIFDDGRYWVVTVDYAKDGPHDLLMRVTIENAGPEAATLQVLPTLWFRNTWSWGYEVEKPALRFEGGRILGTGPAGALAFSGEGDPEALFCDNETDTARLFGATDSPAYPKDGIGDHIIHGAATVNPAQTGTKAALHFAVTLGPGETQVLRLRLTGGDGGPSAIGAQDLGPGFDDIVDLRKAQADAFYAGLENAPADPDEARVLRQAFAGLLWSKQYFHFNVDKWLDGDPAGPPPPAGRAAVRNGQWRHFDADDVILMPDPWEYPWFAAWDLAFHCVTMAHIDPAFAKAQLVLLLREWYMHPNGQLPAYEWNFSDVNPPTHAWAAIQVFLIDGGRDFGFLARILHKLLINYTWWTNSKDADEDNLFEGGFMGLDNIAPLNRSTLPPEVGTIEQADSTGWMASYALDLLEIALRLAREDDVYEDVAVKFGEQFLRIAGSANSSGMWDDEDAYFYDVLHLADGREVPLKVRSLVGLVPVVASLAYDEPGVRTLPEFRRILNRYLAKHPELGAAFHRRVIGKEQVYLLALVSPERLSRILKQVFNPSGLLSDHGIRGVSAYHREHPFTVEVDGVEASVDYEPAESTTGLFGGNSNWRGPVWFPLNALLVAALQHYQSHGETGVRIEDPLGSGNSLTPGEAADDLATRLISLFLPGPDGRRPSDARYPLLSSDPRWKDNVFFYEYFDGDTGQGLGASHQTGWTAMVAHLILMRHRAP; encoded by the coding sequence ATGACCCAGGTGAACCCGGCTGAGACCGGCGCCGAGCCCACCGCAGCCGAACGCGAGCGCATCCAGCAGGCGGACGAGGGGACGGGCTGGCGCGACTGGGGGCCGTACGTCGCCGAGCGCGCCTGGGGCACGGTCCGCGAGGACTACAGCGCGGACGGGGAGGCCTGGGACTTCTTCCCGCACGACCACGCCCGCAGCCGCGCCTACCGCTGGAACGAGGACGGCATGGCGGCGTTCTCCGACCTGAAGCAGAACTGGTGCCTCGGCCTGTCGCTGTGGAACGGGCAGGACGCCATCCTCAAGGAGCGGATGTTCGGCCTGAGCGGCCCGCAGGGCAACCACGGCGAGGACGTCAAGGAGTACTGGTGGTACCTCGACGGCACCCCGACGCACTCCTGGAACACCTGGCGCTACCACTACCCGCAGGCCGCGTACCCGTACGAGGACCTGATCGAGACCAACGCGCGCCGCGGCAAACTGGAGCCGGAGTACGAGCTGGCCGACACCGGGATCTTCGATGACGGACGCTACTGGGTGGTCACCGTCGACTACGCGAAGGACGGCCCGCACGACCTCCTGATGCGCGTCACGATCGAGAACGCCGGTCCGGAGGCCGCGACCCTGCAGGTGCTGCCGACACTCTGGTTCCGCAACACCTGGTCGTGGGGGTACGAGGTCGAGAAGCCCGCGCTGCGCTTCGAAGGAGGGCGCATCCTCGGCACCGGGCCGGCCGGGGCCCTGGCGTTCAGCGGGGAGGGCGATCCGGAGGCGCTGTTCTGCGACAACGAGACCGACACCGCGCGGCTGTTCGGCGCGACGGACTCCCCGGCATACCCGAAGGACGGGATCGGGGACCACATCATCCACGGGGCCGCGACCGTCAACCCGGCGCAGACGGGGACGAAGGCCGCCCTCCATTTCGCGGTGACACTCGGGCCGGGCGAGACGCAGGTCCTCCGGCTGCGGCTGACGGGGGGCGACGGCGGGCCGTCCGCGATCGGCGCCCAAGATCTCGGGCCCGGCTTCGACGACATCGTCGACCTCCGCAAGGCCCAGGCGGACGCCTTCTACGCGGGACTCGAGAACGCCCCGGCCGACCCCGACGAGGCGCGCGTGCTGCGCCAGGCCTTCGCCGGCCTGCTCTGGTCGAAGCAGTACTTCCACTTCAACGTCGACAAGTGGCTGGACGGCGACCCCGCCGGCCCGCCTCCGCCCGCGGGCCGTGCGGCGGTGCGCAACGGGCAGTGGCGGCACTTCGACGCCGACGACGTCATCCTGATGCCCGACCCGTGGGAGTACCCGTGGTTCGCGGCCTGGGACCTCGCTTTCCACTGCGTGACGATGGCCCACATCGACCCGGCGTTCGCGAAGGCGCAGCTCGTGCTGCTGCTGCGGGAGTGGTACATGCACCCGAACGGGCAGCTCCCGGCGTACGAGTGGAACTTCTCCGATGTGAACCCGCCGACGCACGCGTGGGCGGCGATCCAGGTGTTCCTCATCGACGGCGGCCGCGACTTCGGCTTCCTCGCCCGCATCCTGCACAAGCTGCTGATCAACTACACCTGGTGGACGAACAGCAAGGACGCCGACGAGGACAACCTGTTCGAGGGCGGCTTCATGGGCCTCGACAACATCGCGCCGCTGAACCGCTCGACGCTGCCGCCGGAGGTCGGGACCATCGAGCAGGCCGACTCGACCGGCTGGATGGCGAGCTACGCGCTCGACCTGCTGGAGATCGCGCTGCGGCTGGCGCGCGAGGACGACGTCTACGAGGACGTCGCGGTGAAGTTCGGCGAGCAGTTCCTCCGCATCGCCGGGTCGGCCAACAGCTCCGGCATGTGGGACGACGAGGACGCCTACTTCTACGACGTGCTGCACCTCGCCGACGGCCGGGAGGTCCCGCTCAAGGTCCGCTCGCTCGTCGGGCTCGTGCCGGTCGTCGCGTCGCTCGCCTACGACGAGCCGGGCGTGCGGACGCTGCCCGAGTTCCGCCGCATCCTGAACCGCTACCTGGCGAAGCATCCCGAGCTCGGAGCGGCCTTCCACCGCCGCGTGATCGGGAAGGAGCAGGTCTACCTGCTCGCGCTGGTCTCGCCCGAACGCCTGTCCCGCATCCTGAAGCAGGTCTTCAACCCGTCCGGCCTGCTCAGCGACCACGGCATCCGCGGCGTCTCCGCCTACCACCGGGAGCACCCGTTCACGGTCGAGGTCGACGGTGTGGAGGCCTCGGTCGACTACGAGCCGGCCGAGTCCACGACCGGGCTGTTCGGCGGCAACTCGAACTGGCGCGGCCCGGTCTGGTTCCCGCTCAACGCGCTGCTCGTCGCGGCGCTGCAGCACTACCAGTCGCACGGCGAGACGGGCGTGCGGATCGAGGATCCGCTGGGCTCCGGCAACTCACTGACTCCGGGGGAAGCGGCCGACGACCTGGCCACGCGGCTGATCTCGCTGTTCCTGCCCGGCCCGGACGGACGGCGGCCGTCGGACGCGCGCTACCCGCTGCTGTCGAGCGACCCGCGCTGGAAGGACAACGTGTTCTTCTACGAGTACTTCGACGGCGACACCGGGCAGGGACTCGGCGCGTCCCACCAGACCGGCTGGACCGCCATGGTGGCGCACCTGATCCTGATGCGGCACCGCGCGCCCTGA
- a CDS encoding lactococcin 972 family bacteriocin has protein sequence MKILMKALATVAVTGGLLAGGATAAQAVSVEGGTWNYGVTGKYTYSNYQHNSRDHKATACGSGCDYAGWKTPRVEARAQAISAIGGNTAFYDVR, from the coding sequence ATGAAGATTCTGATGAAGGCTCTCGCCACGGTGGCGGTTACGGGCGGGTTGCTCGCGGGTGGGGCGACCGCCGCGCAGGCAGTGTCTGTGGAAGGCGGGACATGGAATTACGGCGTGACCGGCAAGTACACCTATTCGAACTACCAGCACAATTCACGCGATCACAAGGCAACGGCCTGTGGTTCCGGTTGTGACTACGCCGGCTGGAAGACGCCCCGCGTGGAGGCGAGGGCTCAGGCCATTTCGGCAATCGGCGGGAACACCGCGTTCTACGACGTGCGGTAG
- a CDS encoding peptidoglycan-binding domain-containing protein, whose protein sequence is MAILAVAAASAGAAGAVTALAGPPPTLRSAIPTKELPVGHDRFEDARSVQLSVRTSLPVSLPAPANGRVTSFSCEPGASVVSGSSPVSIDGRPYLALSTRVPLWRDLTPESKGDDVRALQEELRRLGHQLESDGTLGRKTMRAAAAAFARVGVNIAPDSVPAASVIWLPAPAVAVSRCELPAGTLVDQGATMATFASLSPVVSVIGLPGDLVSGPRAAIVGGTSLAVDGEGVVQDPDVSALAAEVGMDTSAVEVKPIDARLVLAEPIDVSVVVPSAIFGVDGARGCVVSRGVTHSVEILGSQLGQTIVVFPDGKAPERVDTRPAAHSSCR, encoded by the coding sequence GTGGCGATTCTCGCCGTCGCGGCTGCCTCGGCCGGCGCCGCGGGGGCGGTGACGGCCCTGGCGGGACCGCCGCCGACGCTCCGGTCGGCCATCCCGACGAAGGAGCTCCCCGTCGGGCACGACCGGTTCGAGGACGCACGCAGTGTTCAGCTCTCCGTTCGAACCTCGCTGCCGGTGTCGCTGCCGGCTCCCGCGAACGGTCGCGTGACCTCCTTCTCGTGCGAGCCGGGCGCGAGCGTGGTGTCCGGGTCCTCCCCGGTGTCCATCGATGGTAGGCCGTATCTCGCCCTCTCGACACGTGTGCCCCTGTGGCGGGATCTAACCCCTGAGTCGAAAGGCGACGATGTCCGCGCCCTCCAGGAGGAACTGCGCCGCCTCGGTCATCAGCTCGAGAGCGATGGAACGCTGGGACGGAAGACGATGCGTGCCGCTGCGGCGGCCTTCGCGCGCGTCGGCGTCAACATCGCGCCGGACAGCGTCCCGGCCGCCTCCGTCATCTGGCTTCCGGCGCCGGCCGTAGCGGTGTCGCGATGCGAGCTCCCAGCTGGAACCCTCGTCGATCAGGGCGCAACGATGGCCACGTTCGCGAGCCTCTCACCCGTCGTCTCGGTCATCGGGCTGCCGGGGGATCTGGTGTCAGGGCCGCGCGCCGCGATTGTCGGCGGCACGAGCCTCGCCGTCGACGGTGAGGGCGTTGTTCAGGATCCCGATGTGTCGGCGCTCGCCGCGGAGGTAGGCATGGACACCTCCGCAGTCGAGGTGAAGCCGATCGACGCCCGCTTGGTGCTCGCCGAGCCTATAGATGTCTCGGTCGTGGTCCCCAGCGCGATCTTCGGCGTCGACGGCGCGCGCGGGTGCGTCGTATCGCGGGGCGTCACCCACTCCGTCGAGATCCTCGGTTCGCAGCTTGGCCAGACCATCGTGGTGTTCCCGGACGGCAAGGCGCCGGAGCGGGTCGATACCCGGCCCGCCGCGCATTCATCATGCCGGTAG
- a CDS encoding ATP-binding cassette domain-containing protein — MPVGLSSVGHRFAGSGWLFRGLSLTLTPGRVYSLTGPSGAGKSTLLALLAGWITPAEGVISVPVDARTGWVFQNPHGTPNRTARDHVAFPLLARGQSVAAADAHADSLLDRFGLLALADRPFRALSGGEAQRLMLARGLAAGPDLFLIDEPTAQLDRETARGVNRAIGAIAAHDTIVVVATHDEDTRAACTDHIVLRREPSDEPRAGAAL, encoded by the coding sequence ATGCCGGTAGGGCTCTCGAGTGTCGGCCATCGTTTCGCTGGCAGTGGGTGGCTCTTCCGCGGGCTGAGTCTGACGCTGACGCCTGGCCGCGTCTACTCCCTTACCGGGCCTTCCGGCGCGGGAAAGAGCACCCTGCTCGCGCTGCTGGCCGGCTGGATTACACCCGCTGAGGGCGTCATCTCCGTGCCGGTGGACGCCCGGACGGGGTGGGTGTTCCAGAATCCGCACGGCACACCCAACCGGACGGCGCGCGACCACGTCGCATTTCCCCTCCTGGCGCGCGGGCAGTCGGTCGCAGCCGCCGACGCTCACGCGGACAGCCTGCTTGACCGATTCGGCCTCCTCGCACTCGCGGACCGCCCTTTCCGCGCGCTGTCCGGAGGCGAGGCCCAGCGCCTGATGCTCGCGCGGGGGCTCGCGGCTGGCCCTGACCTGTTCCTCATCGATGAACCGACTGCGCAGCTCGACCGGGAGACCGCCCGGGGAGTGAACAGGGCGATCGGGGCCATCGCGGCGCACGACACGATCGTGGTGGTGGCGACCCATGATGAGGACACACGGGCGGCCTGCACCGACCACATCGTGCTCCGCAGGGAACCCTCGGACGAGCCGCGCGCCGGAGCGGCGCTGTGA
- a CDS encoding SGNH/GDSL hydrolase family protein, giving the protein MSHPVRFVFVGDSITDCERDRTDPTSLGAGYVRMLADALAERPGGAEVRNLGVSGDRAVDLEARWEREVVPANADVLTLYVGVNDMWRRFDSDDPTSAEDFEATLRRLLDSLPAPRSRLLFIEPFFLPVTVDQEAWLEDLDPKRAAVERVAADYDATLVRLHEPFTAAAAERGVAAVAPDGVHPSAEGHRMVADAWLAEFAASSVR; this is encoded by the coding sequence ATGTCGCACCCCGTCCGCTTCGTCTTCGTCGGCGACTCCATCACCGACTGCGAACGCGACCGCACCGACCCCACGTCGCTCGGCGCAGGCTACGTGCGGATGCTGGCGGACGCACTCGCGGAGCGACCGGGCGGCGCCGAGGTGCGCAACCTCGGCGTCTCCGGCGACCGCGCGGTCGACCTCGAGGCCCGCTGGGAGCGGGAGGTCGTGCCCGCGAACGCCGACGTGCTCACCCTCTACGTCGGCGTCAACGACATGTGGCGGCGCTTCGACAGCGACGACCCGACCTCCGCTGAGGACTTCGAGGCGACGCTGCGCCGCCTCCTCGACTCCCTCCCGGCGCCGCGCTCCCGGCTGCTGTTCATCGAGCCGTTCTTCCTGCCGGTCACCGTCGACCAGGAGGCCTGGCTGGAGGATCTGGACCCGAAGCGCGCCGCGGTGGAGCGCGTCGCCGCCGACTACGACGCGACCCTGGTGCGCCTCCACGAGCCGTTCACAGCGGCCGCGGCCGAGCGCGGCGTCGCGGCGGTCGCGCCGGACGGCGTCCACCCGAGCGCAGAGGGCCACCGGATGGTCGCCGACGCGTGGCTCGCGGAGTTCGCGGCCTCGTCCGTCCGCTAG